A stretch of DNA from Gymnodinialimonas sp. 57CJ19:
CGAGCTTAAGGGCCCGCTTTTCTTGTGCTGAGGCGCGGCTTTCAGTCCAACCAGCCGCACAGGTTGTTTTGCACCACGCTGGCCAGCGCTTCCATGTGGGCGTCATCGTCGTTGAGGCAGGGGATATAGGTGAAGCTCTCGCCGCCCGCTTCCTCAAAGCTTTCACGAATCTCTTCGTTAATCTCTTCCAGCGTCTCGATGCAGTCGGCCGAGAAGGCAGGCGCACATACGGCTATGGATTTCTTGCCGCGCTCTGCCAGTCGCGCCACCTCTTCCACGGTGTAGGGCTGCAACCATTCCTCTGGCCCAAATTTGGATTGGAAGGTGGTGATGATCTGCGTGTCATCCCACCCCAACCGCTCTTTCAGCAGGCGCGTCGTTTTCTGGCAATGGCAATGGTAGGGGTCGCCCTCCATCAGGTAGCGTTGCGGCACGCCGTGGTAGCTGGCGACAAGGATATCGGGCTTTTTCTCCATCGCCGCATAGGCCCGCTCAATGCTCTGGGCCAGCGCGTCAATATAGAGGGGGTTGTCAAAATACGCCTCGGTCGTGCGCACCTGTGGTTGCCATTTCACCGACTCCAGGGCGCGGAAGAACTGGTCGCAAGCGGTGGCCGACGTCGCCCCCGCGTATTGCGGATAAAGCGGGAAAAACAGGATCTTGGTGCATCCCTGGGCGACCAGCGCATCAACCTTGGATTGGGTCGAGGGGTTGCCGTAGCGCATGCAGTAGTCGACGATCACATCATCGCCGTAGCGCGCCGCCATCAGCGCCTTCATCTTCGCCGTCTGATCCTTGGTGATCGTGGCCAGAGGCGATTCGCCCGCCTCGTGGTTCCAGATGGATTTATACGCCGCACCCGAGGTGAAGGGCCGTTTCGACAGGATAATCAGCTGCAACAAAGGCTGCCATTTCCACGCCGGGTAGTCGATGACGCGCTTATCGCTCAGGAACTCGCTCAGGTAGCGGCGCATCGACCAGTAATCGTAGTTGTCCGGCGTCCCAAGGTTCGCCAGAAGCACGCCGACCTTGCCGCGTTTCACCTTCGGGTGGTCGGCAGGTGCATGGGGCAGGGCGGGGGCTTGGGTGTCTTGCATCGGTGTCATCTCAATCTTGTTTGTCGTCTTGCGGGCGGCTGGGAACGGGCTTTGCGTCCTCGCCAAACTCGGGCACTTTCAACGCATCCGCCAGACGTGACTTGGCCGCACCGGGGCGCAGGGGTTTTTGCTGGCTGTCGTGGGGCGCCCATCCGGTCAGGAACACCAGCTCGAAGCTGGCGCTGATGCGGTCGTTATCGGCGGGAAACATCTGCGCGTAGATCGCGGCTGTGGTGGGGAACAGGGCACGGGGCGGAATGGCCCGGTGGCGGCCCGCCAAGGCGTTGGTTTCCCCCATCGCCCGCAGGTCGTGCATCAGCGCGAGGGCACTACCGTAAGTCACTGTTTTTCTAAGCGTATCTGCCACGGGCAAGGCCAAGCCGGCCCGTTGCAACAGCGCCCCCATATCGCGGACCTCGGCCATCGGCGCGACGCGGGGCGACAGCCCGCCCATCACTTGGCTTTCGGCCTGTGCCAAAGCTTGCCGCAACTCCGTCAGG
This window harbors:
- the hemH gene encoding ferrochelatase → MQDTQAPALPHAPADHPKVKRGKVGVLLANLGTPDNYDYWSMRRYLSEFLSDKRVIDYPAWKWQPLLQLIILSKRPFTSGAAYKSIWNHEAGESPLATITKDQTAKMKALMAARYGDDVIVDYCMRYGNPSTQSKVDALVAQGCTKILFFPLYPQYAGATSATACDQFFRALESVKWQPQVRTTEAYFDNPLYIDALAQSIERAYAAMEKKPDILVASYHGVPQRYLMEGDPYHCHCQKTTRLLKERLGWDDTQIITTFQSKFGPEEWLQPYTVEEVARLAERGKKSIAVCAPAFSADCIETLEEINEEIRESFEEAGGESFTYIPCLNDDDAHMEALASVVQNNLCGWLD
- a CDS encoding methyltransferase domain-containing protein — encoded protein: MQQPQPRLTDQNALAAHRARATRTAHIADARFLHDEAIAELQERLEDVNRRFTHPVIVSDFPTIWCELLPNAPIIPMTEALDLKPGAHDLVVHAMGLHWADDPVGQVVQCARALRPDGLFLSAAFGGSTLTELRQALAQAESQVMGGLSPRVAPMAEVRDMGALLQRAGLALPVADTLRKTVTYGSALALMHDLRAMGETNALAGRHRAIPPRALFPTTAAIYAQMFPADNDRISASFELVFLTGWAPHDSQQKPLRPGAAKSRLADALKVPEFGEDAKPVPSRPQDDKQD